The Impatiens glandulifera chromosome 3, dImpGla2.1, whole genome shotgun sequence genome contains a region encoding:
- the LOC124932522 gene encoding protein FRIGIDA: protein MANPPPPAATDETNPVSHPSSASSDRHLPLKSSMNHTGRSVQSISYNPGQEPSNDQSKPNGINSITQLRNVFASLSGFLIQYDELHEHLDFIRNFIDSKLSQSSFTQIVSPSKSKPFKKLKSVGRLAKHEKAPDSNKGPLLIKVESSCDDDSLQVTDNKLSPSLTEVEHLCKTMSGRALRRYIVANLEDIPKLVEEIPVALRLASSPAKMVLDCLGGFYIQSIRAFTENSKMVPSRQASIFALECFLRMEYNDDQIDSDSRALAHEAAITWRDRLNKEGGVSKACELDARGLLLLICCFGLPKTFKNDDIRGLIKAIKTREMDDLLRKSAVLAKRIPGIIEGLLKNRMEVEAMDLAYRFGIEDRFPQTILLSFLQESEIRWKSTKYTENISLEVLNQANIKHLSDLNSVAKLLEDHNIDQSEVLPSWEIKATIASLAKEISDTDKKISKMPIIKRRAKENERTAYLESQELKRLRLSGPPLLHHQHNNVNVSSGPPLLHHQHNNVNVSSSTIYPAAFDNPGMRIMAIENKSPHIYYSPSAPSHSANNNNVNLLVDRYLRMGDRETLPNYGEPAVFRGNVPPYEVPGSRLANPSRLGSYQYGNIGESGLNHSGFRVEPQNLRSFGETVQVTTANGLLLSRGVAVEPQNVRGQGLPFVGSGYGSSSSSYLY from the exons ATGGCAAATCCTCCACCGCCTGCCGCCACCGATGAAACTAATCCCGTTTCTCATCCATCCTCGGCCTCTTCCGACCGACATTTACCTTTGAAATCATCTATGAATCACACTGGAAGATCTGTCCAATCAATCTCTTACAATCCTGGTCAGGAACCCTCGAACGATCAGTCAAAACCTAATGGCATCAATTCCATCACCCAACTCCGTAATGTTTTCGCATCTTTATCCGGATTCTTAATCCAGTACGATGAGTTACATGAACATCTTGATTTCATTCGCAACTTCATCGACTCCAAATTATCTCAATCTTCATTCACCCAAATTGTTTCTCCATCTAAATCGAAACCTTTTAAGAAGTTGAAATCGGTTGGCAGGTTGGCTAAACATGAAAAGGCACCGGATAGTAACAAGGGTCCTTTGCTAATCAAGGTGGAGTCTTCTTGCGATGATGATAGCCTACAGGTAACAGATAATAAACTATCGCCTTCTCTTACCGAGGTTGAGCATTTGTGCAAAACCATGTCCGGTCGTGCCTTACGCAGGTACATCGTTGCCAATCTTGAAGATATCCCGAAGCTTGTTGAGGAAATTCCAGTGGCATTGAGACTAGCGTCGAGTCCGGCAAAGATGGTGTTAGATTGCTTAGGTGGTTTTTACATTCAGAGTATCAGAGCTTTTACTGAGAACTCAAAGATGGTTCCTTCGAGACAAGCTTCAATTTTTGCACTGGAATGCTTCTTGCGAATGGAATACAATGATGATCAGATTGATTCTGATTCCAGAGCACTGGCGCATGAAGCTGCAATTACATGGAGAGATCGTCTTAATAAGGAAGGTGGTGTCTCAAAAGCTTGTGAGTTGGATGCCCGAGGATTGCTTCTGTTAATTTGTTGTTTTGGCTTaccaaaaacatttaaaaatgatgataTTAGGGGTTTGATTAAGGCAATTAAGACTAGAGAGATGGATGATTTGCTTCGCAAGTCTGCTGTTCTTGCCAAAAGGATTCCAG GGATAATTGAAGGATTGTTGAAGAATAGGATGGAAGTAGAGGCTATGGACTTGGCTTACAGATTTGGGATTGAGGATAGGTTTCCTCAAACCATTCTGTTATCTTTCTTGCAGGAATCCGAAATAAGATGGAAGAGCACAAAATATACAGAAAATATTTCTTTGGAAGTGCTG AATCAAGCAAACATAAAGCATCTATCGGACCTAAACTCTGTTGCGAAGTTGTTGGAAGATCACAACATCGATCAATCAGAAGTTCTCCCAAGTTGGGAAATAAAAGCCACAATAGCTAGTCTTGCCAAAGAGATTTCTGATACTGAtaagaaaatatcaaaaatgCCAATTATAAAAAGGAGGGCCAAAGAGAATGAACGCACAGCTTACTTAGAGAGTCAAGAGCTAAAGAGATTGCGTTTATCGGGTCCTCCTTTGTTACATCATCAGCACAATAATGTTAATGTTTCTTCGGGTCCTCCTTTGTTACATCATCAGCACAATAATGTTAATGTTTCTTCTTCTACAATATATCCTGCTGCTTTCGACAATCCTGGAATGAGAATAATGGCAATTGAAAATAAGAGCCCCCATATTTACTACAGTCCATCTGCACCATCTCATTCtgccaataataataatgtgaattTGCTAGTTGATAGGTATTTACGAATGGGGGATCGTGAAACCCTACCTAATTATGGTGAGCCTGCGGTTTTCAGGGGGAATGTTCCTCCGTATGAAGTTCCTGGATCTCGATTGGCGAACCCTTCTCGATTGGGCTCATACCAATATGGTAATATTGGGGAAAGTGGATTGAACCACAGTGGATTTAGGGTTGAGCCGCAAAATTTGCGAAGTTTTGGTGAGACTGTACAGGTTACTACTGCTAATGGGTTGTTGTTGTCTCGAGGGGTTGCTGTTGAACCGCAAAATGTGCGTGGGCAGGGACTGCCATTTGTGGGATCTGGTTATGGCTCGTCATCATCTTCTTATTTGTACTAA